ATTGTCCTTCTTATCGCGAGCGCCCACCCAGGCGATGACTTTCCCATCCGGCGACCAGACCGGCGAATGATCGTTGTAAGGATGCCGCGACAGATTGAATTCGGGTCGCGAGTTATCGAGTGGCTTCACCCAGATATCACTGTTGAAATCGTTATCGTCGACGGCGTACACCATCCATTTGCCGTCGGGAGACCAGTCGTAGTCGGGAGCATTCCAGGAATGGACGAACTCCTTGGGTTCCTTGCCGTCGGCATCGGCAATCCACAGGTTACCGCGATTCCGAATGTAAGCGATCTTTGTTCCATCGGGACTGAATTTGATGGAACCCAGTACATCGCCGACACTGGTGACCGGTTCGATTTTGAAAGAATCCTGTTGCAGCCAAAGCTTGGATTCATCGCCTCGAGTAGCCCGATAGATATCGCTTTTCCCGTTCATGTCCGAAACGAACAAAATTGACTTTCCATCCGGTGCGAAAACGACGCCGCGTTCTTCTTCCGGGGTACGGGTTATCCGCTTGGGTTCCCGCAACTCGGTATCCATGACCCACACGTCTCCGCCAGCGATGAAAGCAATTTCCAGGCCGTCGGGCGTAAAGGAGCATTGCGTTGCAGTGGTCAGCACCCGGCGATCAATCCGTTCGATGGGACGATCGTCGTCGCGCAGAATTTCGATTTTGGAAGGGACCTCATTCTTACCTGGCTCAATGCGATAGAAGTCGAATAGCTGCCGAAAGACGATGGTGGAGCCATCGCGAGAAATACAGGGAGTCACCACGCCGTCGTCGGTGTACTTGGTGATCTGCCGGGTGGCTTTCCCGTTACTTTCCATCAAGTTATAGGTCTTGTTCGCGCCGCTGACGTAGTAGAAGGAATCTCCCTTCGGATTCCAGAGTGGCCAGAAATTGTTGAAACCATCATCTATCAGCTTGTTGAACGCTTTGCTGTCGCGGTTGTAAACCCAAACCTGCGCCCCCTGAGAGCCCTTGTAACCCTTACGCCATCGTTCCGTCCCTTCCCGGTTGAACAAAAGCGATTGGCCATTAGGAGAAATCGTCGCCGCGGAAGCGTAATCGTCAAACACCATCTGCTCAGCAGGCCGAGCTTTGGGATCTGTAGATAGCGGAATCACGAACAATCGATCCGAAGCGCGTCGGCCATAACCGCCATCCCGGGTGGATTCCACCAGCAGACCTTTGCCATCGGGGGTCCATTCCAGCAGTGTGAAACCAGCGGAATTGAACGTGACCTGACGCGGCGTTCCTCCGATGGCGGGCATGACGAAAACCTGATTGCCGCCGTTTCGATCCGAAATGAAAGCAATCTGCTGACCGTTGGGCGAAAACTTGGGCTGTGTATCCCGAGCCGAGTTTGTCGTGAGTGGTTTGGCGACGCCTCCGGTGGAGGCTACTGACCAGATATCGCCGTTCCAGTCGAAGACTAACGTTTTACCATCGGGGGAAAGGGAGGGATTATTGGGTAATCGAATTGGCTCGGCGGCGTGGGCGATCTGACAGAACGCCATAATTATCAAGGGGATCGCGCAGCGGAATGTGCTCACGAGACGTATCTCCTGCGACTACGGGATTATGCGGTAAAAAGTTTGTTATAGGCGTCCGATATCAACCTGTCTTAGTCAGTCTGATGAGAAACCGGTGAGAGTTCTTTAATCCATTCCTGCGAGATCGGCCACTGGGAATCGATTTCTGCTTCGAGTCGTACAGGCACTTTCCGGAAGGGATGATCGAAAACCAATGAGCGGGCATGCAGTGCAATTCTCCAGGAGTTACCAGCATCGAAGGGTTTTGCAGAACCGTACTGGGTATCCCCCAGAATGGGAAAGCCGCGACTCGCGGCCTGGATGCGTAACTGGTGCATTCGACCCGTCTGAGGCAACAACTCCATCCACGAAAAATCGGGAGTGGTACGAAGCACCCGATACTCGGTCACCGCTTCTTTGGCACCCGAAAACTCCGCAGACACCAATTCCGCCCTGGCCACATCCGGGATCTTTCGAAGGAAATCCTGCCAGATACCACTGATCGGATGTGGTGTCCCTTCGACCAGAGCCCAATAAGTTTTTCGCACAGTGCGATGCTCAAATTGAGCGGCAATCTTCGCAGCCGCTTTGCTGTTGCGAGCAAAGACTACCACACCGCTGACCGGCTTATCCAGCCGGTGGGGAATTCCGAGATAGACCCCCGCCGGTTTCTGATACTTCTCCTTGATGTAGGCTTTGACTCGGGCTTCCAGCGAATCGATCCCGACCGGGGCCTGCGTCGGCAGGCCGGCCGGTTTATTGAGTGCAATAAAGTGAAAATCTTCGAATAGAACTTCTAAACTCATCCGTTTAATCTATGGCTTTTAGCTCATTCGCAGCGGCTGTTTCTCCTCGGGAGTCTGAATTGTTCCCTGACAAAAAACCACATGCGTTTCCGTCTCGGAAATTTTTGAATTTGTCGGCCTGGGACGTAGCCGCTCGGCTAGCCGTTTGCCCAACTGATTGAATCGCTCCTCGACCAGATAGTGGATCGCTACTGCCAGCAGGAATGTCGAAATGAAAGCAATCGCAATCGCTGGATAAGCAGTCAGTCCCTGTCTCAAGGCGGTCGTCAGGATCATGTAGCCAATGACCGGATGTACCAGATACAGCGGGTAGCTGATGTTCGCCAGGAAATTCAAAGGGCGAACATACGGGATATAGCCCCGGAACAGATAGAAGAAACCGAAGCAGAAATAAGAAGCAATATAAGTCCTTCGCGTTGCCGGAAAATGCTGGGCCTGCATCAAATGATTCGAAGTTGGCAGATACCAGAGTCCCAGGATCGCCAGTGTCATCAGCACGCTGGTCCGCAGCGACCACTCCTGCTTATAAAAGCGATAGAAGCAAGTGCCCACCAGCATGTAGATCAGATAGCAAAGGTCGTTCCCTAAGATGCACAGCGGCCAGTACTGAACGTTTCCCAGAATGAAGGCTGAGTTGTAATAGCTTCCAATAGAAAACGACAGTAACGAGAGCACACCCGCTGTACTTAGTACCCCTTTCCAGGTCCTGAAAAGTCCCAGGGAATACATGGCCGCGCATAAGATGTAAAACTGCACTTCCAGAGCCAGCGTCCAGGAGACAGAATCGACCCAGCGCAGTTGCAATTGCGGGGCCACCAGTCCGGCATTAGCGAGAATAGTCGAAAGGTTGTAAGGGAAGCCATTCCCGTTGACCGACCAGTACCAATAAAGAGCGAGGCAGTTGATACTCAGCGTCGTCCAGAAAACCGGGAAGATCCGGAACCAGCGCGCCAGCAAAAATCCTCTCGTGCGATATTTCTCTAGCGAAATGGGAATCACGAATCCGCTGATCAGAAAGAAAGTACTGACTCCCAAACCACCCGGCGTCATGTGATTGATCGAGTGCCGCATGTGAAAGTCGATATGCGGCGGCATCTCCGGTAGTGGATCGAGCGGCACCACCAAATTAGCGAGTTTGAGATTTTCGTGCTCCAGCCAGTACCCCCACGCCAGGTGACTGTAGACCACGACCAGACAAGCCAGACCACGCAAAAGTTGAGCGAACCAGATGCGATCCTTCGCAGTATTTTTCGATTCCATGCCACTAAGCTAACCGCCGCGTACGATCTCCGCAAGACTTCATTTCAGCCTTGTCAGGATTTCCGCTTCGGTGACCGGTAAACGACGGCCATCTTCGAACTCAATAAGCAATCGGCGCGCTAAAATTTCCTGGGCTAATACCTTACCTTGTCCCTTATCCGTCACCACGCGAGTACCTATCGGCGGTAATTCCTTCAAGTGTTCCTCGTACACATCCTGCTCGAAGCGTAGGCAACATTTCAACCGGCCGCATCGGCCCGAAATCTTGTTTGGATCCAAAGTCGACTTCTGGATCTTCGCCATCCGCATACTCACCGGCGGCATCACGGCCATGTGCGTATTGCAGCAGACCGGTTTACCGCAATCCCCATAATCGGCCAGCAGCTTGGCTTCGTCTCGTATCCCGACTTGCCGTAATTCAATTCGGGATTGAAACTCGCGGGCCATGCCTTTGACCAGCTCTCGAAAATCGACGCGTTTTTCGGAAACGAAGTAGAAGACCACTCGCTCGCCGTGAACCAATCGTTCGACATCAATCAGTTGCATGTCCAGTTGATGTTGGATGATCAGTTCTACACCCCGGTCGTAATCGCGCCGTCGCATAGCCCGGACCTGCTCTTCTTTCTGCAAGTCTTCGGGTCCGGCTTTCCTTATGGAATCAGCTTTTTTAAGCGGTTCGGTGTGATAGTTGAACATGGCGGGCAAAGCGCAAGAAAGGATGTCTACAATCTCGAGACCGCGTTCGGTCTTGCAAAGGACTCGATCGCCTCTCGTCAATTCCATTTCACCGACAACTTCCGTCAGCACCCGCATGGTGCCGTAACGACCGATGGCATGCTTGGAAGTCTTAAGGGCCGGTGGTAACGTCTCATTTTCCATCCCCCAATTGTATCACGTTCGACTGCGAACGCTACTTAAACCTCCGTCGATGCCGATCACCTGACCGGTCACCCAACGGGTCGAAGGATCGAGAAGCCATTCCGCTGCCGAAGCAATATCGCACGGCTCGCCAATACTACCGAGCGCGTGCATATTCTTCGAGGCTTTCAGGGACGCTTCGTTGGAGGTGAGCCGGAAGGTCAATGGGGTTTCCACCAGTCCCGGAGCAATGGCATTGATGCGAATGTTCTTATTGCCGTAACTCGCCGCAGTAGCCAGAACCAGACCGATGATCCCCGCTTTCGCCGCCGCGATCGCCTCGTGATTCACCAGACCAATTCGTGCGGCGGCCGAGGAGAACAACACAATTGAGCCTCCCTCCCCATTCATCATGGCTTTCGTGGCCGCCCGGACCACGTAGAAGGCGGAGTCCAGATTGGTACGAATGGTGGAATGCCACTCTTCATCGGTCGTGAGGTGGGCCGGCTTCAACAGGATCGAGCCGACGGCATGCAGAACGCCGTCAATTTTGCCGAACAATCGAAGGGCTTCCGCGAAACAAGTATCGACTTCTTTCGAATTGGTCACATCGAGGGCAAACGTGGGTTGGTTAAGCTCCACGGCCAGTTCGACCAGTTTCTGTTCACTACGGCCCGCCAGCAATACTCGCGATCCCTTGGCTACCAATCGGCGTACCGTTTCCGATGCAATCCCACCACTGGCTCCCAAAACAACGTAATTCGATTGGTGCATGCGACAAACTCGGGTGAATAATTATTTGCACATTAATAGACGGGGGCAAAGCGGCAGATCCAATATCCATCGAATAAAAATGCCGGGATTTTTTGCAGGACACAACCGAGATGGAAAAGACGGGAGCGATCCGAATTAGGGTTTTCCCTAGTAAGGTCATCAGATCATCATATTTCACATAGTGGAAAACGCGATTTTGATGACCTTAGGCTATTTCTTGGAGAATATGGCTTTTGCGGCCGACGCATCAGAGAGCCAGAGCCTCCTTCAGCCACCACTAGGGTACCAGATTTGCAAGGAAAACGCAATAAAAGTTGGGGATGGATAAAGGGTGGATTTGCGGGAACGAAAAGGCTATTCTGAAGATGCTCTGGCCTCTAGCCGGTGCCACCCAAAATAATTCAGGACAATGGTTTAGGACAAGCGGAAGGGAGCTCACCAGTACCCCCCACGCCTCGCTAGCTTATTGCGTAACTTTGGCTTTCAGAGCTTCTAACTTCTTCCGGATCTTTTTGTCTTGTTCCTTCGCCAGGCGATCTTCGAGGAACTTCTGAAATTCCTTGCTCTTCACACTCTTTACGAAAGCCACCAGTCGATCTTGGTATTTCGGAATCGGCTTATCGTCGGGCTTTCGGGTGATCTCATTGATGTCCATCCAGCTGAGCAACCGCTCAAAGTAGCCATCGGGAGGATCTGCAAGCTCTATTCTC
The genomic region above belongs to Telmatocola sphagniphila and contains:
- a CDS encoding SDR family NAD(P)-dependent oxidoreductase is translated as MHQSNYVVLGASGGIASETVRRLVAKGSRVLLAGRSEQKLVELAVELNQPTFALDVTNSKEVDTCFAEALRLFGKIDGVLHAVGSILLKPAHLTTDEEWHSTIRTNLDSAFYVVRAATKAMMNGEGGSIVLFSSAAARIGLVNHEAIAAAKAGIIGLVLATAASYGNKNIRINAIAPGLVETPLTFRLTSNEASLKASKNMHALGSIGEPCDIASAAEWLLDPSTRWVTGQVIGIDGGLSSVRSRT
- a CDS encoding acyltransferase family protein, whose product is MESKNTAKDRIWFAQLLRGLACLVVVYSHLAWGYWLEHENLKLANLVVPLDPLPEMPPHIDFHMRHSINHMTPGGLGVSTFFLISGFVIPISLEKYRTRGFLLARWFRIFPVFWTTLSINCLALYWYWSVNGNGFPYNLSTILANAGLVAPQLQLRWVDSVSWTLALEVQFYILCAAMYSLGLFRTWKGVLSTAGVLSLLSFSIGSYYNSAFILGNVQYWPLCILGNDLCYLIYMLVGTCFYRFYKQEWSLRTSVLMTLAILGLWYLPTSNHLMQAQHFPATRRTYIASYFCFGFFYLFRGYIPYVRPLNFLANISYPLYLVHPVIGYMILTTALRQGLTAYPAIAIAFISTFLLAVAIHYLVEERFNQLGKRLAERLRPRPTNSKISETETHVVFCQGTIQTPEEKQPLRMS
- a CDS encoding PSP1 domain-containing protein, producing the protein MENETLPPALKTSKHAIGRYGTMRVLTEVVGEMELTRGDRVLCKTERGLEIVDILSCALPAMFNYHTEPLKKADSIRKAGPEDLQKEEQVRAMRRRDYDRGVELIIQHQLDMQLIDVERLVHGERVVFYFVSEKRVDFRELVKGMAREFQSRIELRQVGIRDEAKLLADYGDCGKPVCCNTHMAVMPPVSMRMAKIQKSTLDPNKISGRCGRLKCCLRFEQDVYEEHLKELPPIGTRVVTDKGQGKVLAQEILARRLLIEFEDGRRLPVTEAEILTRLK
- a CDS encoding RluA family pseudouridine synthase, translating into MSLEVLFEDFHFIALNKPAGLPTQAPVGIDSLEARVKAYIKEKYQKPAGVYLGIPHRLDKPVSGVVVFARNSKAAAKIAAQFEHRTVRKTYWALVEGTPHPISGIWQDFLRKIPDVARAELVSAEFSGAKEAVTEYRVLRTTPDFSWMELLPQTGRMHQLRIQAASRGFPILGDTQYGSAKPFDAGNSWRIALHARSLVFDHPFRKVPVRLEAEIDSQWPISQEWIKELSPVSHQTD